In the Candidatus Poribacteria bacterium genome, one interval contains:
- a CDS encoding XRE family transcriptional regulator, translating to MKLGERLRLIRKEKKLTLKDLSQRADLSVPYLSDMERDVVNPSVETLQKIAKAYSMTVKDLFSGVEELGESTRTTYPTGFEAFLMDFESSYGTINDDWKELLLKINFRGRRPSSQTEWLELYLSLKRILSTREEKVDDPKKYIINLVQNTVREYSSTQIPTFDEICTGLELDVQEVPLPLGIDGIHRGKTIFINSQIQNEERKRFTQFHEVTHYLIEKDGDLISELHDATWNQDDGYERLLEQLCNIGAAEFLMPRKIFARLYKEREFNVELIPYAARYFGSSTVATTIQLAQVAPNSCITAVCELMHSDPKSSQTHFSTAKDNSTKQKLHIVYSASSPATKYVLARYTVIPDDHLISEASLQTQPVEGESYVPFRSGKKMPCHCEALTDGDRIYALFHLTPPSNPDQLPLI from the coding sequence ATGAAATTAGGAGAGCGCCTTCGTCTCATTCGTAAAGAAAAAAAGTTAACCTTAAAGGATTTGAGTCAACGCGCGGATCTCTCTGTGCCGTATCTTTCAGATATGGAACGCGATGTTGTGAATCCATCTGTGGAAACCTTGCAAAAAATTGCCAAAGCGTATAGTATGACAGTCAAAGATCTTTTTAGTGGTGTAGAAGAGTTAGGAGAATCGACGCGTACTACGTACCCTACAGGATTTGAAGCGTTCTTAATGGACTTCGAGTCCAGCTATGGAACTATTAATGATGACTGGAAAGAGTTACTGCTGAAAATCAACTTTCGTGGTAGACGACCGTCTTCTCAAACGGAGTGGCTTGAATTGTATCTTTCTCTCAAGCGGATTCTTTCAACCAGGGAGGAAAAGGTGGACGACCCAAAAAAATATATTATCAACTTGGTTCAGAATACTGTCAGAGAATATAGTTCAACGCAGATTCCTACTTTCGACGAGATATGCACTGGCTTGGAGTTAGATGTGCAGGAAGTCCCATTACCCCTTGGAATAGACGGGATACATAGAGGAAAGACAATTTTCATTAATTCCCAGATTCAGAATGAAGAACGTAAGCGATTTACGCAATTTCATGAAGTCACACATTATTTGATTGAAAAGGACGGGGATTTAATCTCTGAACTGCACGATGCTACTTGGAATCAAGATGATGGATATGAAAGGCTCTTAGAACAACTTTGTAACATTGGTGCAGCTGAGTTTTTAATGCCGAGAAAGATATTTGCCAGACTCTATAAAGAAAGGGAGTTTAATGTTGAACTGATACCATATGCTGCGCGTTACTTTGGGAGTTCAACAGTAGCGACAACTATACAACTGGCTCAAGTTGCCCCAAATTCGTGCATTACTGCTGTTTGCGAATTAATGCATAGCGATCCAAAATCGTCGCAAACTCATTTTTCTACTGCAAAGGATAATTCCACCAAGCAAAAATTGCATATAGTCTATTCCGCCTCGTCACCCGCAACTAAATATGTGTTGGCAAGATACACAGTTATTCCCGATGATCACTTAATCAGCGAAGCATCTTTGCAAACTCAGCCTGTTGAAGGGGAGAGTTACGTCCCCTTTCGGAGTGGCAAGAAGATGCCTTGTCACTGCGAGGCATTGACAGATGGCGACAGGATTTATGCATTATTCCATTTGACCCCTCCATCGAATCCTGACCAATTACCACTTATTTGA